From Oncorhynchus masou masou isolate Uvic2021 chromosome 7, UVic_Omas_1.1, whole genome shotgun sequence, one genomic window encodes:
- the iqcb1 gene encoding IQ calmodulin-binding motif-containing protein 1: MSLARKDTYAGLRALVASTNIKPEQKVPQVLSKLQDILNRISVQDDRELGAFKNSLFSHGILQYCAGDALKLNYAKVEGGYATATQLAEILSSCCVGVDMGGDTEAFHRRLLPSVTDSLLSLASRLMNRALAGNGQPETFRFFKEVMGSVCWLLKAHGHLATQVLQSDHYERMLMSEEERVGTVCVSLWHQLLTANSELVAGLGKGPLSVILDDVVYRMAHTSNPVVGGAAIRTLLLVARQQESALQLIIHRFKGLEGMIGREWRGRGFDEEVDQLIKLLHRVPKPADHTETWPEEGVRAACVIQAAWRSYQTRRRVKSLPRAVRSLQRSFRERRRRRAQQAQAVCWEEELRLQLCVRRQRARREFHQKQLQLLQLLPPGQVQQYLGEVERQAAIQIQRVWRGHRERRNFQQRRNTHTQHRAAVVLQRAVLRFLKRRRAEKAPPSLSPWIGPRGLTDSRRAELKREVEEHIALHPSSVVSLEGSRELHAQTQALLLQHLQGREAELREHTHTHTLLAQINTDLELLLNAPSLSVATVTDCDVFRSRSAPVAARARQSHNALLQAGRLPWWKMLGDDDITCPESESAHKDHRLEAEFNSLYLGGS, encoded by the exons ATGAGTCTCGCTAGAAAGGACACATACGCCGGGCTAAGGGCACTGGTCGCGAGCACAAACATTAAACCGGAGCAGAAGGTTCCACAAGTTCTCTCAAAATTACAAG ATATTCTGAATAGGATATCTGTCCAAGACGATAGAGAGTTGGGTGCATTCAAAAACTCCTTGTTCAGCCATGGCATACTTCAATACTGCGCAGGAGACGCCCTCAAACTGAACTATGCCAAAGTTGAAGGAGGCTACGCAACTGCCACTCAGTTGGCAGAAATTCTCAG CTCCTGCTGTGTGGGTGTGGACATGGGCGGAGACACTGAGGCCTTCCATAGGCGGCTGCTCCCATCCGTCACAGATAGCCTGCTGTCATTGGCCAGTCGGCTGATGAACAGAGCTTTGGCG gggaATGGGCAGCCTGAGACGTTTCGTTTCTTCAAGGAAGTGATGGGCTCTGTGTGTTGGCTTCTGAAAGCCCATGGTCACCTGGCCACACAAG tCCTGCAGTCAGACCACTATGAGAGGATGTTAatgagtgaggaagagagagtgggaaccgtgtgtgtgtcactgtggcATCAGCTTCTGACAGCTAACAG TGAGTTAGTAGCAGGTTTGGGAAAAGGCCCCTTGTCTGTGATTCTGGATGACGTGGTGTACCGAATGGCTCACACATCCAACCCTGTTGTGGGAGGGGCAGCAATTAGGACGCTCCTCCTGGTTGCCCGGCAACAAGAATCCGCCCTGCAGCTTATCATCCATAGGTTCAAAG GGTTGGAGGGCATGATTGGTCGAGAATGGAGGGGGCGGGGCTTCGATGAGGAAGTGGACCAACTGATAAAGCTGCTGCACAGAGTCCCCAAACCAGCTGATCACACAGAG ACGTGGCCAGAGGAAGGTGTGAGAGCGGCGTGTGTCATCCAGGCAGCGTGGAGATCCTATCAGAccaggaggagagtgaagagtctGCCCAGAGCTGTCAGATCACTGCAGAGGAgcttcag ggagcgGCGGCGGAGGAGAGCACAGCAGGCTCAGGCTGTGTGCTGGGAGGAGGAGCTGAGACTACAGCTGTgtgtcaggagacagagagccagGAGAGAGTTCCATCAGAAACAACTACAGCTACTGCAGCTACTGccccca ggtcaggtgcAGCAGTACCTCGGGGAGGTGGAGAGGCAGGCTGCAATACAGATCCAGAGGGTTTGGCGAGGACACCGAGAGAGACGAAACTTCCAGCAacggagaaacacacacacacagcacagagctGCTGTTGTCCTGCAGAGAGCA GTCCTTCGCTTTCTGAAGAGGCGGAGAGCTGAGAAagcccctccttccctctccccttggATTGGTCCTCGGGGTTTGACTGACAGTCGGAGGGCGGAGctgaagagagaggtggaggaacatattgccctGCACCCG tcctctgtggtgtctctAGAGGGCAGTAGGGAGCTCCATGCTCAGACCCAAGCCTTGCTGCTCCAGCATCtacaggggagagaggcagagctgagagaacacactcacacacacaccctgctggcACAGATCAACACCGACCTGGAACTACTGCTGA ATGCCCCCTCACTCAGTGTCGCCACAGTAACCGACTGTGACGTGTTCAGGAGTCGCTCTGCCCCCGTAGCCGCCCGCGCCCGGCAATCCCACAATGCCTTGCTCCAGGCCGGTCGCCTGCCTTGGTGGAAGATGCTGGGAGATGATGACATCACCTGTCCAGAATCAGAATCCGCCCACAAAGACCACCGGCTGGAGGCAGAGTTTAACTCTCTGTATTTAGGAGGAAGCTGA